In a genomic window of Glaciimonas sp. PCH181:
- a CDS encoding ABC transporter ATP-binding protein has product MDDVILEAKKLTKDFKGFTAVNAVDLKVQRGHIHALIGPNGAGKTTCFNLLTKFLIPTSGQILFNGSDITFAEPAQIARQGIIRSFQISAIFPHLTVIENVRIGLQRAMNNSFHFWKSERSLSRLDDRAIALLSEVDLTDFAYKVAADLPYGRKRALEIATTLAMEPELMLLDEPTQGMGHEDVSRVTALIKKISKGRTILMVEHNMSVVAGICDKITVLQRGAVLAEGRYEEISTNLKVMEAYMGTTACALEGAH; this is encoded by the coding sequence ATGGACGATGTCATTTTAGAAGCAAAGAAATTGACTAAGGACTTCAAGGGATTCACCGCAGTCAATGCGGTGGACTTGAAGGTTCAACGCGGCCATATTCATGCACTGATCGGCCCCAATGGGGCTGGAAAGACAACTTGTTTCAACTTGCTCACGAAATTTCTGATACCCACTTCAGGTCAAATCCTGTTCAATGGGTCTGACATTACGTTTGCGGAACCAGCCCAAATTGCCAGGCAGGGAATCATTAGATCGTTTCAAATTTCGGCCATATTTCCCCACCTTACAGTCATCGAGAACGTGCGAATCGGATTGCAACGGGCGATGAACAATTCATTTCATTTTTGGAAAAGCGAACGCAGTTTATCGAGGCTGGATGATCGTGCGATCGCTTTGTTGTCCGAAGTTGATCTCACCGATTTTGCATATAAAGTAGCCGCCGATCTTCCATATGGCCGCAAACGGGCGCTGGAAATCGCCACGACGCTCGCGATGGAACCCGAGCTAATGTTGCTCGATGAGCCGACGCAAGGCATGGGTCACGAGGATGTAAGTCGGGTAACAGCGTTGATCAAAAAGATATCAAAAGGACGCACCATTTTGATGGTCGAACACAACATGAGTGTCGTAGCCGGAATCTGCGACAAAATCACAGTACTCCAACGAGGTGCCGTGTTGGCGGAAGGTCGCTATGAGGAAATTTCAACTAATTTGAAGGTGATGGAGGCGTATATGGGAACGACGGCCTGCGCACTGGAAGGAGCTCATTGA
- a CDS encoding branched-chain amino acid ABC transporter permease: MDIFGIPLQALWAQLLLGLVNGSFYAMLSLGLAVIFGLLNVINFAHGALYMMGAFLAWIGLNYFGINYWVMLIAAPLLVGIVGIVFEKTMLRWLYKLDHLYGLLLTFGITLVIEGLFRSFYGVSGQPYAAPDALAGATNVGFMVLPNYRTWVVFASLVVCFSTWFVIEKTKLGAYLRAGTENPKLVEAFGVNVPLMVTMTYGFGVALAAFAGVLAAPVIQVSPLMGSNLIITVFAVVVIGGMGSIMGSIITGLALGVIEGLTRVYYPEISSTVVFIVMAIVLIIRPAGLFGKEK; encoded by the coding sequence ATGGATATTTTCGGGATACCTTTGCAAGCATTGTGGGCTCAGCTTTTGTTGGGACTAGTCAACGGATCGTTTTACGCAATGCTATCGCTCGGACTCGCCGTAATTTTTGGCCTACTCAATGTGATTAACTTCGCTCATGGTGCGTTGTACATGATGGGCGCATTTCTGGCATGGATAGGTCTGAATTACTTCGGGATCAATTATTGGGTGATGCTGATTGCGGCACCGTTGTTGGTTGGTATAGTTGGTATCGTATTTGAAAAAACTATGCTGCGTTGGTTATATAAACTAGATCATTTGTACGGCCTATTATTGACCTTCGGAATTACACTCGTGATCGAGGGTTTGTTTCGTTCGTTTTATGGTGTGTCGGGCCAGCCTTACGCAGCACCGGATGCCCTGGCTGGCGCCACTAACGTGGGTTTCATGGTTCTGCCTAACTATCGCACTTGGGTCGTGTTCGCTTCGCTGGTTGTGTGCTTCTCGACTTGGTTCGTAATTGAAAAAACCAAATTGGGGGCGTATCTGCGTGCCGGCACTGAGAACCCGAAACTGGTAGAGGCATTCGGCGTCAATGTGCCACTGATGGTGACAATGACTTATGGTTTTGGTGTGGCGCTGGCCGCGTTTGCTGGTGTGTTGGCTGCACCCGTGATCCAGGTTTCGCCATTAATGGGATCTAATCTAATCATCACCGTCTTTGCCGTCGTGGTTATAGGAGGTATGGGTTCGATTATGGGCTCGATCATCACTGGACTGGCGCTGGGAGTAATAGAAGGATTGACACGGGTGTATTACCCAGAAATTTCTTCGACCGTGGTGTTTATCGTGATGGCGATCGTTCTCATCATTCGTCCGGCTGGTTTGTTCGGCAAAGAAAAATAA
- a CDS encoding CaiB/BaiF CoA-transferase family protein produces MSGALSHLRVLDLSRVLAGPWVGQTLADLGADVTKIERPKVGDDTRSWGPPYLNDGSGNETSEAAYFLSANRNKKSVTIDITAPEGQEIVRQLAKNVDVVIENFKVGGLKQYGLDYESLKAINSKLIYCSITGFGQTGPYSPRPGYDFLIQGMGGLMSITGGKEGDPGAGPQKVGVALTDILTGLYSTVAILAALTYRDITGIGQHIDMALLDVQIAALANQNMNFLITGVAPKRMGNAHPNIVPYQDFPTADGDMILAVGNNAQFAKLCDAVGHPEWAKDERFADNKARVVNREKLIPLLRQETVMRTTKEWVALLEQVGVPCGPINTLQDVFDDPHVKARGMQIELPHPLAGMVPSVANPIRLSETPVEYRSAPPTLGQHTNSVLKELGMESCEIALLAARGII; encoded by the coding sequence ATGTCTGGAGCACTTTCGCATTTACGTGTCCTTGATCTATCACGTGTACTGGCCGGACCGTGGGTCGGCCAAACGCTTGCCGACCTTGGTGCAGACGTAACCAAAATTGAAAGGCCAAAAGTAGGCGATGATACGCGTTCATGGGGCCCGCCTTATTTAAACGATGGTTCGGGTAACGAAACGTCTGAGGCGGCGTACTTTCTTAGTGCGAACCGTAATAAAAAATCAGTAACCATAGACATAACTGCACCTGAGGGGCAGGAGATTGTGCGTCAGCTCGCAAAAAATGTTGATGTCGTGATTGAAAATTTCAAAGTCGGTGGACTCAAGCAGTATGGCCTTGATTACGAATCTCTCAAGGCAATTAACTCTAAACTTATATATTGCTCCATAACTGGTTTCGGACAAACCGGCCCATACTCGCCACGCCCCGGTTATGATTTTCTCATTCAGGGGATGGGTGGATTAATGAGCATCACCGGGGGCAAGGAAGGAGATCCGGGAGCTGGTCCCCAGAAGGTGGGCGTTGCTCTGACCGATATTCTCACTGGCCTCTATTCAACCGTCGCGATATTAGCAGCTCTTACGTATCGTGATATCACCGGGATTGGGCAGCACATCGACATGGCTTTACTCGACGTGCAGATCGCAGCTCTCGCAAATCAGAACATGAATTTCCTGATAACCGGTGTGGCACCCAAGCGGATGGGAAATGCCCATCCGAACATTGTCCCCTATCAGGATTTTCCGACGGCAGACGGCGATATGATTTTGGCCGTGGGTAACAATGCTCAATTTGCCAAATTGTGCGATGCGGTGGGTCATCCAGAATGGGCGAAAGATGAACGATTTGCTGATAACAAGGCGCGCGTGGTTAATCGTGAAAAGTTGATCCCATTGCTGCGACAAGAGACCGTAATGCGCACGACTAAAGAATGGGTAGCGTTGCTGGAACAAGTTGGTGTTCCTTGCGGACCGATCAATACGTTGCAGGACGTGTTCGACGATCCGCATGTAAAGGCGCGAGGAATGCAAATTGAGTTACCCCATCCACTGGCAGGTATGGTGCCGTCGGTTGCAAATCCAATTCGCTTATCTGAAACCCCTGTCGAATATCGCTCGGCACCGCCGACACTCGGACAGCACACAAATAGCGTGCTGAAAGAGCTCGGCATGGAGAGCTGCGAAATTGCCTTACTTGCCGCGCGTGGAATTATTTAA
- a CDS encoding branched-chain amino acid ABC transporter permease, with translation MNNKIGYGVVLAAAVCAPFFLYPVFLMKVMCFALFACAFNLLIGFTGLLSFGHAAFFGGAGYITGYAIKSMGLPLEVSIILGTGLAAFIGLLMGSLAIRRKGIYFTMITLALSQMLYFVFLQAPFTGGEDGLQGVPRGKLLGIIDLSNDMVLYYLVLAIVVAAFGLIVRVVHSPFGQILKAIKENEPRAVSLGYDVNKYKLLAFVLSAALAGLAGSTKTLVIGFETLTDVHWSMSGLVVLMPLVGGLGTLVGPVIGAIIIITLENKLGDFCSFLARMTHIEWFNTLGQSVDIATGLIFIVCVLAFRRGIVGEISALFRHPPASS, from the coding sequence ATGAATAATAAAATCGGGTACGGTGTCGTACTCGCTGCCGCCGTATGCGCACCCTTCTTTCTATATCCCGTCTTTCTAATGAAGGTGATGTGCTTTGCGCTGTTTGCGTGTGCCTTTAATCTGTTAATTGGTTTCACGGGATTGTTATCATTCGGCCATGCTGCTTTCTTTGGTGGTGCTGGCTATATCACAGGCTACGCGATCAAAAGCATGGGTCTGCCCCTTGAAGTATCTATAATCCTAGGAACAGGTCTTGCCGCTTTCATCGGTTTATTGATGGGAAGTTTAGCCATACGGCGGAAGGGCATTTATTTTACGATGATTACCTTGGCGTTGTCGCAGATGTTGTATTTCGTTTTTCTGCAAGCCCCGTTCACTGGAGGAGAGGACGGATTGCAAGGAGTTCCACGTGGCAAGTTGCTGGGTATAATTGATCTCTCCAACGACATGGTGTTGTACTACCTAGTGCTGGCGATTGTAGTTGCTGCTTTTGGGCTAATCGTACGTGTCGTCCATTCACCTTTCGGCCAAATATTAAAAGCAATTAAGGAAAATGAGCCGCGAGCGGTTTCCCTCGGCTACGACGTAAACAAGTATAAGCTGCTCGCGTTTGTGCTTTCGGCTGCGTTGGCAGGCTTGGCGGGATCTACCAAGACGCTCGTGATCGGATTCGAAACGTTAACTGATGTCCACTGGAGCATGTCTGGTCTGGTGGTACTGATGCCACTTGTTGGTGGCTTAGGCACTCTCGTCGGACCGGTCATTGGCGCTATTATTATCATCACACTGGAAAACAAGCTAGGTGATTTTTGTAGCTTCCTAGCACGGATGACCCATATTGAGTGGTTCAATACACTTGGCCAATCAGTGGATATTGCGACCGGTCTGATTTTCATTGTTTGCGTACTGGCCTTCAGACGCGGGATTGTCGGCGAAATTTCGGCCCTATTTAGGCATCCCCCTGCATCCTCATAG
- a CDS encoding crotonase/enoyl-CoA hydratase family protein has protein sequence MNDFIKYEEANGVAIVTLNSPETRNTLSSETEFGGIEAVCKRIQLDRSIRAVVLTGAGKVFCAGGNIKAMLVRALDPSARPIDERYIYKDGIHRIPLSLYNLEVPVIAAINGPAIGAGLDLACMCDMRIASERATFAESFVKIGIIPGDGGAWLLQRIIGVSKAAELTFTGDTINASEALACGLVSKVVPPDQLLSEAVALAQRIAANPGHALRMAKRLMREAQWSRLETILEMSGAFQALAHSTDEHRDLIERAVKRLSESQT, from the coding sequence ATGAATGATTTTATAAAATACGAAGAGGCCAATGGCGTTGCAATCGTTACGCTTAACTCGCCGGAAACGCGTAACACCTTGTCATCGGAGACAGAATTTGGGGGTATAGAAGCGGTTTGCAAACGGATTCAATTAGATCGCTCCATACGTGCGGTCGTGTTGACTGGAGCGGGCAAAGTTTTTTGTGCTGGTGGAAATATTAAAGCGATGCTCGTACGTGCACTTGATCCGTCTGCACGTCCTATCGATGAGAGATATATCTACAAAGATGGAATTCATCGCATTCCGTTGTCGCTTTACAATCTGGAAGTGCCCGTCATTGCAGCTATTAACGGACCAGCGATTGGTGCGGGGCTTGATCTTGCTTGTATGTGTGATATGCGCATCGCCAGCGAGAGAGCCACATTTGCAGAAAGTTTCGTCAAGATAGGCATCATTCCTGGTGATGGCGGCGCGTGGCTTTTGCAACGAATCATCGGTGTAAGCAAGGCAGCTGAATTGACCTTCACTGGCGATACGATCAATGCCAGCGAGGCACTCGCGTGTGGCTTGGTATCGAAAGTTGTACCGCCGGATCAATTGCTTTCTGAAGCGGTGGCACTAGCCCAACGTATTGCAGCCAACCCTGGTCATGCACTCCGCATGGCAAAGCGGTTAATGCGTGAAGCACAGTGGAGTCGCCTTGAAACGATTCTCGAGATGTCAGGGGCATTCCAGGCGCTTGCACATTCCACCGATGAGCATCGTGACCTGATCGAGAGGGCGGTAAAGCGTCTGTCGGAATCACAAACGTAA
- a CDS encoding dienelactone hydrolase family protein produces MRTENIIVPLRDGNMGAYLAIPDGPPKGAVIAIMEIWGVNDTMRHHAHEFAEAGFICLVPDLFWRQEPGVELSDGNQEDINKAFDLYYDFDYDLGVQDMEDTAIYLKSLKESNGKVGAVGYCLGGKLCYLMCCRTDIDCAVAYYGTYIEHNIREVSNLHRPFLLHMAMRDRWVQAEVNELLERKLSPNPHVRIEKYPGADHAFARVGGKTYSEPEATKAFASTVDFFIKHFK; encoded by the coding sequence ATGAGAACAGAAAACATTATAGTGCCGCTTAGAGATGGCAATATGGGCGCTTATTTGGCAATTCCAGATGGGCCTCCGAAGGGAGCCGTCATCGCGATTATGGAGATCTGGGGCGTCAATGACACCATGCGTCACCATGCACATGAATTTGCCGAAGCAGGATTTATTTGTCTCGTCCCAGATCTATTTTGGCGGCAGGAGCCGGGAGTCGAGTTGTCAGACGGCAATCAGGAGGATATCAATAAGGCGTTTGATCTCTACTACGATTTTGATTATGACCTTGGTGTGCAGGATATGGAAGATACGGCGATTTATCTGAAATCGCTTAAAGAGTCCAATGGCAAGGTGGGTGCAGTTGGTTATTGTCTTGGCGGTAAGTTGTGTTACCTAATGTGTTGCCGCACAGATATCGACTGTGCAGTAGCCTATTACGGCACTTACATTGAACATAATATTCGTGAAGTTTCGAATCTTCATCGGCCTTTCTTGCTGCACATGGCTATGCGAGATCGGTGGGTGCAAGCAGAAGTTAACGAACTGTTAGAACGAAAATTATCGCCCAATCCTCATGTAAGGATAGAGAAATATCCAGGTGCAGACCACGCATTTGCTCGTGTAGGTGGCAAAACCTACAGCGAACCCGAAGCGACCAAAGCATTTGCGTCGACAGTCGATTTCTTCATAAAGCATTTTAAATAA
- a CDS encoding ABC transporter ATP-binding protein, with the protein MIRKALEIENLHAWYGESHILHNVNLSVNQGEVVTLLGRNGAGRTTTLRAIMGLTGTRKGSIKIDGVETINLPTYKIAHLGIGYCPEERGIFSSLSAEENLLLPPVLSKSDRCMSIAEIYDMFPNLAERKSSQGTRLSGGEQQMLAVGRILRTGASLLLLDEISEGLAPVIVQALARMIRTLKAKGYTIVMVEQNFRFAAPLADRFLVMEHGQIVESFSASELGSKMPVLNELLGV; encoded by the coding sequence ATGATTAGAAAAGCCCTGGAAATAGAAAATCTCCATGCATGGTACGGCGAGTCGCATATTCTACATAACGTCAATTTATCCGTTAACCAAGGCGAGGTCGTCACCCTGTTAGGTCGAAACGGAGCCGGACGCACCACGACCTTGCGGGCAATCATGGGGCTAACTGGCACACGCAAAGGCTCAATTAAAATTGATGGGGTGGAAACGATAAATTTGCCCACTTATAAGATCGCCCATTTAGGTATTGGTTACTGTCCGGAAGAGCGAGGTATTTTTTCATCGCTGTCAGCCGAAGAAAATTTGCTATTGCCGCCGGTCCTATCAAAGTCTGATCGGTGTATGTCGATCGCGGAAATTTACGACATGTTCCCGAATCTCGCAGAACGCAAATCAAGTCAAGGTACGCGACTCTCCGGTGGAGAGCAGCAGATGTTAGCCGTGGGACGTATTTTGCGTACCGGCGCTAGTCTATTGCTGCTTGATGAGATTTCAGAAGGCTTGGCACCAGTTATAGTTCAGGCACTCGCACGGATGATTCGTACACTAAAAGCAAAAGGCTACACGATTGTGATGGTGGAGCAAAATTTTCGCTTCGCTGCGCCGCTGGCGGATCGTTTTCTCGTGATGGAGCATGGGCAGATTGTGGAATCTTTCAGTGCGTCGGAACTAGGCTCGAAAATGCCAGTGCTTAACGAGTTGTTAGGAGTATAG